One Acidobacteriota bacterium genomic window carries:
- a CDS encoding glutaminase, with translation MSYQPILKQIAEEVRPLLDQGQVADYIPELAGIPQERFGMAVWTVGGDLYREGDAEERFSVQSISKVFTLALAMRLEGDGLWKRVGREPSGTAFNSLIQLETENGIPRNPFLNAGALVVTDCLLSHLDDPGAEILDYVGGLCGCGEIGYDEEVAASEQRTGHRNAALAHFLKSFGNLHNDPAAVLDLYFHHCSLSMSCSEIAQAALFLANSGRTLAGAEAVTTPNQAKYINSLMLTCGVYDAAGDFAYRVGLPAKSGVGGGIVAVLPGAFSVCVWSPGLDRHGNSLAGTRALELFTTLTGESIF, from the coding sequence ATGAGCTATCAACCCATTCTCAAACAGATCGCCGAAGAGGTCCGCCCTCTCCTCGATCAAGGCCAGGTCGCCGATTACATTCCGGAGCTGGCGGGGATCCCGCAAGAGCGCTTCGGGATGGCGGTGTGGACGGTGGGCGGAGACCTGTACCGGGAGGGGGATGCGGAGGAGCGGTTCTCGGTGCAGAGCATCTCGAAGGTGTTCACGCTGGCGCTTGCGATGCGGCTGGAGGGCGATGGGTTGTGGAAGCGCGTCGGGAGGGAGCCCTCCGGCACCGCCTTCAACTCGCTGATCCAGCTGGAGACCGAGAACGGGATTCCCCGCAACCCCTTCCTCAACGCCGGGGCGCTGGTAGTCACGGATTGTCTGCTCTCCCATCTCGACGATCCCGGGGCCGAGATCCTCGACTACGTGGGCGGCCTCTGCGGCTGCGGGGAAATCGGCTACGACGAAGAGGTCGCGGCCTCGGAGCAGCGCACGGGGCATCGCAATGCTGCGCTGGCCCACTTTCTCAAGAGCTTCGGCAACCTGCACAACGATCCGGCGGCGGTGCTCGACCTCTACTTCCACCACTGCTCGCTGTCCATGAGCTGCAGCGAAATCGCCCAGGCCGCCCTCTTCCTCGCCAACAGCGGCCGCACACTGGCCGGCGCCGAGGCGGTGACGACACCCAATCAGGCGAAGTACATCAATTCGCTGATGCTGACCTGCGGGGTCTACGACGCCGCCGGCGACTTCGCGTATCGCGTGGGGCTACCGGCCAAGAGCGGCGTCGGCGGCGGCATCGTGGCGGTGCTGCCGGGGGCCTTCAGCGTCTGCGTGTGGTCGCCGGGCCTCGACCGCCATGGCAACTCGCTGGCCGGCACGCGGGCGCTGGAGCTCTTCACGACGCTGACCGGGGAGTCGATCTTCTGA